One genomic region from Streptomyces sp. NBC_01431 encodes:
- a CDS encoding NADH:flavin oxidoreductase produces MPDTTPTASRAAKILSRPITLNGLTVPNRIAMAPMTRMFSPGGVPGEDVQAYYASRAAAGVGLIVTEGTYVGHESAGQSDRVPRFHGEDQLAGWAKVAAAVHEAGGTIVPQLWHIGMVRKQGEAPYADAPAVGPSGIRVDGTEGTGKAMSRTDLDDVIGAFADAAAEAERIGFDGIELHGAHGYLLDQFLWERTNRRTDAYGGDAVARTKFAAEIVAAVRERVAADFPVIFRYSQWKQEAYDARLAQTPEELEAILAPLAEAGVDAFHASTRRYWLPEFEGSDLNLAGWTKKLTDRPTITVGSVGLNGDFIRSFAGEGAALGDIDNLLDRMERDEFDMVAVGRALLQDPQWAAKVLGDRFDELKPYDAAALTSLSR; encoded by the coding sequence ATGCCCGACACCACGCCCACCGCATCCCGCGCGGCAAAGATCCTGTCCCGGCCCATCACCCTGAACGGCCTGACCGTCCCCAACCGCATCGCGATGGCTCCGATGACGCGGATGTTCTCCCCCGGCGGCGTACCGGGCGAGGACGTGCAGGCGTATTACGCCAGCCGGGCCGCCGCCGGTGTGGGCCTGATCGTCACGGAAGGCACCTACGTCGGCCACGAATCCGCCGGCCAGAGCGACCGGGTGCCGCGGTTCCACGGCGAGGACCAGCTGGCAGGGTGGGCGAAGGTCGCCGCAGCCGTACACGAGGCGGGCGGCACGATCGTGCCCCAGCTGTGGCACATAGGCATGGTCCGCAAGCAGGGTGAGGCACCGTACGCCGACGCACCCGCCGTCGGGCCCTCCGGCATTCGCGTCGACGGCACCGAGGGCACCGGCAAGGCCATGTCGCGCACCGACCTCGACGACGTCATCGGCGCCTTCGCCGACGCAGCCGCAGAGGCCGAACGGATCGGCTTCGACGGGATCGAACTGCACGGCGCCCACGGCTACTTGCTCGACCAGTTCCTGTGGGAGCGCACCAACCGCCGCACCGACGCGTACGGCGGCGACGCGGTGGCCCGTACGAAGTTCGCCGCGGAGATCGTGGCAGCGGTCCGCGAACGCGTGGCAGCCGACTTCCCCGTGATCTTCCGCTACTCGCAGTGGAAGCAGGAGGCGTACGACGCCCGGCTCGCGCAGACCCCGGAGGAACTGGAGGCGATCCTGGCTCCGCTGGCGGAAGCGGGCGTCGACGCCTTCCACGCCTCCACCCGGCGCTACTGGCTCCCGGAGTTCGAGGGCTCGGACCTGAACCTGGCGGGCTGGACCAAGAAGCTCACCGATCGGCCGACCATCACCGTCGGCTCGGTGGGCCTCAACGGCGACTTCATCCGCTCCTTCGCGGGCGAGGGTGCGGCGCTCGGCGACATCGACAACCTCCTGGACCGCATGGAACGCGACGAGTTCGACATGGTCGCCGTCGGCCGGGCCCTGCTCCAGGACCCCCAGTGGGCGGCGAAGGTCCTCGGCGATCGCTTCGACGAACTGAAGCCCTACGACGCGGCAGCGCTCACGTCACTCAGCCGGTAA
- a CDS encoding cold-shock protein, producing the protein MQDRGGPDVIVHFPAIQFSAIQTTGVKELAEGTAIEYDVTQAPKAPDENVVPHR; encoded by the coding sequence GTGCAGGACCGCGGTGGTCCGGACGTGATCGTCCACTTCCCCGCCATCCAGTTCTCCGCCATCCAGACGACCGGCGTCAAGGAGCTGGCCGAGGGTACGGCCATCGAGTACGACGTTACGCAGGCCCCAAAGGCCCCAGACGAGAACGTGGTGCCGCACCGCTGA